The Sorangiineae bacterium MSr11367 genome window below encodes:
- a CDS encoding M20/M25/M40 family metallo-hydrolase, with product MTRCAFLGLLSLLGCAACAGSSSSPPPARVTASTAPAADVAPPPAPPPAKPEPPRPLAEETRAVLEQLVAVDTSHGNETAALKPIAERFRAAGLSGVQLLESAPGRGNLIARYKGNGTKKPLLLIAHVDVVPVEGQPWTVPPFQVTEKDGFLWGRGINDDKAMAAVIVAIALELAHTKPVLSRDVIFALTAGEETGGLAGAKWLAQNHEDLISSEIALNELGSVRLSDDLEKAVLVTAGVAEKTIQTYHFVTKGKGGHSSLPPVDADPIAALSRALIKVSQHRFPARILPVTREQFAGEAPLLGKPLSDVLKRIVSSGRIGPDDERVLSKDAFYSALTRTTCVATQLQGSPQDNVLPTTAEANVNCRLLPDETREQLLETLKKVVGDPAVDITPAADYGYGPYSPADGIVPAAIKRIAGKTWPGVPVVGAMGTGATDSRHLRAIGIAAYGVSVSPISKKESLSGHGAHGPDERRPTKWLADGARYLQDLTMDLAK from the coding sequence ATGACGCGCTGCGCTTTCCTGGGTCTTCTCTCGCTTCTCGGGTGCGCCGCCTGCGCGGGATCGAGCTCCTCGCCGCCGCCGGCCAGGGTCACGGCATCGACGGCGCCGGCCGCGGACGTTGCTCCACCACCGGCGCCCCCGCCGGCCAAGCCCGAGCCTCCGCGTCCGCTTGCCGAGGAAACGCGGGCCGTGCTCGAGCAGCTCGTGGCCGTCGATACGAGCCATGGCAACGAAACCGCCGCACTCAAGCCGATTGCCGAGCGCTTTCGCGCCGCGGGCCTCAGCGGCGTGCAGCTCTTGGAGAGCGCCCCGGGACGCGGCAACCTCATTGCCCGCTACAAGGGCAATGGCACCAAAAAGCCGCTTCTCTTGATTGCCCACGTGGACGTCGTCCCCGTCGAGGGGCAACCCTGGACGGTGCCGCCGTTCCAGGTCACCGAGAAAGACGGCTTTCTCTGGGGCCGGGGCATCAACGATGACAAGGCCATGGCCGCGGTCATCGTGGCCATCGCGCTCGAGCTCGCGCACACCAAGCCGGTGCTCTCGCGCGATGTGATCTTCGCCTTGACCGCGGGCGAAGAAACCGGCGGCCTGGCCGGCGCCAAGTGGCTCGCGCAAAACCACGAGGACCTCATCTCCTCGGAAATCGCGCTGAACGAGCTGGGGAGCGTGCGCCTCTCGGACGATCTGGAAAAGGCGGTCCTGGTAACCGCGGGCGTGGCCGAAAAGACGATCCAGACGTACCACTTCGTGACCAAGGGCAAAGGCGGGCACTCGTCGCTGCCTCCGGTCGATGCCGATCCGATTGCCGCCTTGTCGCGTGCCCTCATCAAGGTTTCGCAACATCGCTTTCCCGCGCGCATCCTGCCGGTGACGCGCGAGCAATTCGCGGGGGAGGCTCCGCTGCTCGGAAAGCCGCTCTCCGACGTGTTGAAACGCATCGTGAGCTCGGGACGCATCGGCCCCGACGACGAGCGCGTTCTCTCGAAAGATGCGTTCTACAGCGCGCTGACGCGAACGACGTGCGTGGCCACCCAGCTCCAAGGTTCGCCGCAGGACAACGTGCTCCCGACGACCGCGGAGGCCAACGTCAATTGCCGGCTCTTGCCCGACGAGACCCGCGAGCAGCTGCTGGAGACCTTGAAGAAGGTGGTGGGCGATCCCGCGGTCGACATCACGCCCGCCGCGGATTACGGCTACGGCCCATACTCGCCCGCCGACGGCATCGTGCCCGCCGCCATTAAGCGCATCGCCGGCAAGACTTGGCCAGGCGTACCCGTCGTCGGCGCCATGGGCACGGGGGCCACGGATTCACGGCACCTGCGCGCCATCGGCATTGCTGCCTACGGCGTGAGCGTAAGCCCCATTTCGAAAAAGGAGTCGCTCTCCGGCCACGGCGCCCACGGCCCCGATGAACGACGCCCCACGAAATGGCTCGCCGACGGCGCGCGCTATTTGCAAGACCTCACCATGGATCTGGCCAAATAG
- the pcaD gene encoding 3-oxoadipate enol-lactonase: protein MATRSLRTHVAIEGPPGAPPLVLLHSLGTDLRLWDPQAVALSRSFRVIRPDLRGHGLSETTQGPYTVERLADDVLGLLEALEVRAAHVGGVSLGGMVAMALAHAAPERVRSLALFDTAMAIPPPESWLERARVVRGGGMETLADGIVARWVTPARTDSPEAKGLRAMLTRTPAEGYASSAEALAAWDFRERARTVRVPALVVVGDGDLATPVASAEAIRDALGGKLVVLEQAAHLPMLEKADTVTAALADFLRPSTTDAYELGLAVRKEVLGEEYVAGALAAITDLDRDFQAFLTRTAWGSMWARPGLDRRTRHLVTLALLAALGHTEEFEAHVRAMSNTGASPADLSEVLQQVAVYAGVPAANAAMRAAKKALKKEG, encoded by the coding sequence GTGGCCACGAGATCGCTCAGGACGCACGTCGCCATCGAAGGACCGCCGGGCGCGCCACCACTGGTTCTCTTGCATTCACTCGGAACGGATCTGCGGCTGTGGGATCCGCAGGCGGTGGCGCTTTCGCGCTCGTTTCGGGTGATTCGGCCGGACTTGCGCGGGCACGGTTTGAGCGAGACGACGCAGGGTCCGTACACGGTGGAGCGGCTCGCCGACGACGTGCTCGGGCTGCTCGAGGCGCTGGAGGTTCGCGCGGCGCACGTGGGCGGTGTCTCTCTGGGAGGAATGGTGGCCATGGCCTTGGCGCACGCGGCGCCGGAACGCGTGAGGTCGCTCGCGCTGTTCGATACGGCGATGGCCATACCGCCGCCGGAGTCATGGCTCGAGCGGGCGCGTGTCGTGCGCGGTGGAGGTATGGAGACGCTGGCCGACGGCATCGTCGCGCGATGGGTGACCCCAGCGCGCACCGACTCGCCGGAGGCCAAGGGGCTTCGTGCAATGCTGACCCGCACCCCGGCGGAGGGTTACGCCTCGTCGGCCGAGGCACTCGCCGCGTGGGACTTTCGCGAGCGCGCGCGCACGGTGCGGGTACCGGCGTTGGTGGTGGTGGGCGATGGCGACCTCGCGACGCCCGTGGCCTCGGCCGAAGCGATCCGCGATGCCCTGGGCGGCAAGCTGGTGGTGCTCGAACAGGCCGCGCACCTTCCGATGCTCGAGAAGGCCGACACAGTGACCGCGGCGCTGGCCGACTTTCTGCGGCCGTCGACCACCGACGCGTACGAGCTCGGGTTGGCCGTGCGCAAGGAGGTGCTCGGGGAAGAGTACGTGGCCGGCGCGCTGGCCGCGATCACGGATTTGGACCGGGATTTTCAGGCGTTTCTCACGCGCACCGCGTGGGGAAGCATGTGGGCGCGACCCGGCTTGGACCGCCGGACGCGGCACCTCGTGACCTTGGCGCTACTGGCGGCGCTGGGGCACACCGAGGAGTTCGAGGCGCACGTGCGGGCCATGTCCAACACGGGCGCATCGCCGGCGGATCTCTCCGAGGTGCTGCAGCAGGTCGCGGTGTATGCCGGGGTGCCAGCGGCGAATGCGGCGATGCGCGCAGCGAAGAAGGCGCTGAAGAAGGAAGGGTAA
- a CDS encoding class I SAM-dependent methyltransferase has translation MKDETPYDRLPYTDHAYAESHPNRLAVVARLSGWRAPELAAARILEIGCARGGNLLPMAMSLPGAELVGIDPSQRQVDEARRVACAAQLPNVRVLQAGFETAELEAGSFDYVLCHGLYSWIGVEARRALLRAIGQWLAPGGVAYVSFNTLPGWYERMAAKDWLRRAPPNASLASLTWLREQVSPELGHYRRGLEQVLARLHETEPAYLVHEYLSEEHHPVYAGAFLAEAAEAGLSYLGDAIAQNVALELLPDDVASRVHELDVAATQEIIDFVKGTSFRRALLVRAEACTERGWRCPKRLDPAALASLRMASRLREELPGSDFFRGSRESVQVPDEAARAALRELERLAPRSLAFRELPGAGPALASELFDVWLATGELDLYAHAPPMASRAAERPEAPPLVRWQAAHGATLTNLWHQEVRLLEPLVRFALARLDGTRTASELAREAKRAGLVADEASVRIAMDLLAASALLSR, from the coding sequence GTGAAGGACGAAACGCCTTACGACCGGCTTCCGTATACGGATCACGCATACGCGGAGTCGCACCCCAATCGGCTCGCTGTGGTGGCGCGCCTGTCGGGGTGGAGGGCGCCGGAGCTCGCGGCGGCGCGCATTCTCGAGATCGGGTGCGCGCGCGGCGGCAACCTGTTGCCGATGGCGATGAGCCTTCCCGGTGCAGAGCTGGTGGGCATCGATCCGTCGCAGCGTCAGGTGGACGAGGCACGGCGCGTGGCGTGTGCTGCCCAGTTGCCCAACGTGCGCGTGCTGCAGGCGGGCTTCGAGACGGCGGAGCTCGAGGCAGGCTCGTTCGATTATGTGCTCTGCCATGGGCTCTATTCGTGGATCGGCGTGGAGGCGCGCCGTGCGCTGCTTCGGGCGATCGGGCAATGGCTCGCGCCCGGCGGCGTGGCCTATGTGAGCTTCAACACGTTGCCCGGGTGGTACGAGCGCATGGCGGCGAAGGATTGGCTGCGGCGTGCGCCGCCGAACGCGTCCCTCGCGTCGTTGACGTGGCTGCGGGAGCAGGTTTCCCCGGAGCTGGGCCACTACCGGCGCGGCCTGGAGCAGGTGCTCGCGCGCCTGCACGAGACGGAGCCCGCGTACCTGGTGCACGAGTACCTCTCGGAAGAGCACCATCCGGTGTACGCCGGTGCGTTTCTCGCGGAGGCTGCGGAGGCAGGCCTTTCATACTTGGGGGATGCCATCGCGCAGAACGTCGCGCTCGAGCTTCTGCCGGACGACGTGGCGTCGCGGGTGCACGAGCTCGATGTCGCGGCCACGCAAGAGATCATCGACTTCGTGAAGGGCACCTCCTTTCGCCGTGCGCTGCTCGTCCGCGCGGAGGCGTGCACGGAGCGGGGATGGCGCTGCCCGAAGCGGCTCGATCCTGCGGCCCTCGCGTCGCTTCGCATGGCGAGCCGTCTGCGCGAAGAGTTACCGGGGAGCGACTTTTTCCGCGGAAGCCGCGAGAGCGTGCAAGTTCCCGACGAGGCCGCGCGTGCAGCCTTGCGCGAGCTCGAGCGGCTCGCACCGCGATCGCTCGCGTTTCGGGAGTTGCCCGGCGCGGGCCCTGCGCTGGCGTCGGAGTTGTTCGATGTGTGGCTCGCGACGGGCGAGCTCGATCTGTACGCGCACGCGCCGCCGATGGCTTCGCGTGCTGCGGAGCGCCCCGAGGCGCCGCCGCTCGTGCGCTGGCAAGCTGCGCACGGTGCGACCCTCACGAACCTCTGGCACCAGGAAGTGCGGCTGCTCGAGCCGCTCGTCCGCTTTGCGTTGGCGCGACTCGATGGAACGCGAACGGCGTCGGAGCTCGCGCGCGAAGCCAAGCGCGCAGGCTTGGTCGCGGACGAGGCATCGGTCCGCATCGCGATGGACCTCTTGGCCGCGTCCGCGCTGCTTTCGCGATGA
- a CDS encoding EamA family transporter, translated as MGSARNETVTGVGLALGGIFSVQIASAFAVPVFERIGPAATAWLRLCWAAAIFVAIARPRLAKLPRRDLASAAALGVVSAANSMMFFEAIARIPLATAVAIEFLGPLSVAVWRRTGPWGLAWPPLAFAGVLLVTQPWHGDVNVAGVLLSLGAGAGWGAYIVLTQRVGDRFHGLAGLAIAMPVAALVATPVGIAQAWGHLDGTTLLFCAGVALIFPVASYTLELNALRKLDTATFGTLMSIEPAAALLVGAIGLHQIPDAGQMLGVLFVTVAAIGAARTGQRETAAAPESTRSMNADVLPK; from the coding sequence ATGGGCTCCGCACGCAACGAAACAGTGACCGGCGTCGGCTTGGCACTCGGAGGCATTTTCTCCGTGCAAATCGCCTCCGCCTTCGCGGTGCCCGTCTTCGAGCGCATTGGGCCTGCTGCGACGGCGTGGTTGCGTCTTTGCTGGGCCGCGGCCATTTTCGTGGCCATCGCCCGCCCGCGCCTCGCGAAACTCCCTCGCCGCGATCTGGCGAGCGCGGCTGCGTTGGGCGTCGTCAGTGCGGCGAACTCGATGATGTTCTTCGAGGCCATCGCGCGCATTCCGCTCGCCACCGCGGTGGCCATCGAATTCCTCGGCCCCCTCTCCGTTGCCGTCTGGCGTCGCACGGGACCGTGGGGGCTCGCGTGGCCTCCGCTGGCCTTTGCCGGGGTTCTCCTGGTCACCCAACCTTGGCACGGCGACGTCAACGTCGCCGGCGTCCTCCTCTCACTCGGCGCGGGCGCGGGTTGGGGCGCATACATCGTGCTCACCCAGCGCGTCGGCGATCGGTTTCACGGCCTCGCCGGTCTCGCCATCGCCATGCCCGTCGCGGCACTCGTGGCCACCCCCGTGGGCATCGCCCAGGCGTGGGGCCATCTCGATGGCACCACGCTTCTCTTCTGCGCCGGCGTCGCGCTCATCTTTCCGGTGGCCTCCTACACCTTGGAGCTCAACGCGCTCCGCAAGCTCGATACGGCCACCTTTGGCACCCTCATGAGCATCGAGCCTGCGGCGGCACTTCTCGTCGGCGCCATCGGCCTGCATCAAATCCCCGATGCGGGCCAGATGCTCGGGGTGCTCTTCGTCACCGTCGCGGCGATCGGCGCCGCGCGCACCGGTCAGCGTGAAACCGCGGCCGCCCCCGAGAGCACCCGATCGATGAACGCCGACGTGCTCCCTAAGTAG
- a CDS encoding SgcJ/EcaC family oxidoreductase, which yields MAAILAAGCGGSPGAPAAGAQAPMVSKQTIAALFDQWNAALATGDPAKVADLYAPHAVLLPTVSNEIRVDRDDIIDYFVKFLKSKPQGKIDREIVDVVDENTAINTGVYTFTLTQDGKQQQVTARYTYVYELMGGKWLIVNHHSSVMPPK from the coding sequence ATGGCCGCGATTCTCGCCGCCGGGTGCGGTGGCTCGCCGGGAGCCCCGGCAGCAGGCGCCCAGGCTCCCATGGTAAGCAAACAAACGATTGCCGCCTTGTTCGATCAGTGGAATGCGGCTCTGGCCACGGGGGATCCCGCAAAGGTGGCAGACCTTTATGCGCCCCATGCGGTGCTCCTGCCGACGGTATCGAACGAGATCCGGGTCGATCGCGACGACATCATCGACTATTTCGTCAAGTTCCTGAAGAGCAAGCCACAAGGAAAGATCGATCGGGAGATCGTCGATGTCGTTGACGAGAACACGGCGATCAACACCGGCGTCTACACCTTCACGCTGACCCAAGATGGCAAGCAGCAGCAGGTCACAGCGCGCTACACCTACGTCTACGAGTTGATGGGCGGGAAATGGCTCATCGTCAATCACCACTCATCGGTGATGCCCCCGAAATGA
- a CDS encoding RidA family protein, translating into MRRFISQGSHFEEQIGYSRAVVDGDWIFVSGTTGFDYATKAISEEIVEQCEQTLKNIAWALGEAGSSLDDVVRVTYILPNAKDFEPCWPSLRRAFEKSRPAATMIRADLLDPRMKIEIEVTARLRS; encoded by the coding sequence ATGCGCCGCTTTATCTCACAGGGTTCCCACTTCGAAGAACAGATCGGTTACTCCCGCGCCGTCGTCGACGGCGACTGGATTTTCGTCTCCGGCACGACCGGATTCGATTACGCGACGAAGGCCATCTCCGAGGAGATCGTCGAGCAGTGCGAGCAAACGTTGAAGAACATTGCGTGGGCCCTTGGGGAGGCGGGATCGTCGCTCGACGATGTCGTCCGCGTGACCTACATCCTCCCCAATGCCAAGGACTTCGAGCCCTGTTGGCCGAGCCTCCGCAGAGCCTTCGAAAAGAGCCGCCCCGCCGCCACCATGATCCGTGCCGACTTGCTGGATCCGCGCATGAAGATCGAAATCGAGGTCACCGCCCGCCTCCGTAGTTGA
- a CDS encoding NAD(P)-dependent oxidoreductase encodes MATSLQGKTLFITGASRGIGKAIGLRAARDGANVVIAAKTAEPHPKLPGTIYTAAEEIEKAGGRALPLVVDVRAEDQIAAAVKQAVDTFGGIDILVNNASAISLTGTLATPMKRYDLMHQINTRGTYACSQACLPHLLKAKNPHILNLSPPLNMEAKWFGPHVAYTMAKFGMSMCVLGMAEEFKSQGVAVNALWPRTVIATAAVQNLLGGDETIRGSRSPDIMSDAAYVILTKPSREFTGQFCVDDEVLAAAGVTDLSKYAMTPGAELIPDFFI; translated from the coding sequence ATGGCGACATCCCTCCAAGGCAAAACGCTTTTCATTACCGGTGCGAGCCGGGGCATCGGCAAGGCCATCGGCCTGCGCGCCGCGCGCGACGGCGCCAATGTGGTGATTGCGGCGAAGACCGCCGAGCCGCACCCCAAGCTCCCTGGCACCATTTACACCGCCGCCGAGGAAATCGAGAAGGCGGGAGGGCGCGCCCTTCCCCTCGTCGTCGACGTTCGCGCCGAAGACCAGATTGCAGCCGCCGTGAAGCAGGCGGTCGACACCTTCGGCGGCATCGACATCCTGGTGAACAACGCCAGCGCCATCAGCCTGACGGGAACGCTCGCCACGCCGATGAAGCGCTACGATCTCATGCACCAGATCAACACGCGCGGCACGTACGCCTGTTCTCAAGCCTGCCTTCCGCACCTGCTCAAGGCGAAGAACCCGCACATTTTGAACCTCTCGCCGCCGCTCAACATGGAGGCCAAGTGGTTCGGCCCGCACGTGGCCTACACCATGGCCAAATTCGGCATGAGCATGTGCGTCCTCGGCATGGCCGAGGAATTCAAATCGCAAGGCGTTGCCGTCAACGCCCTCTGGCCGCGCACGGTCATCGCCACCGCGGCCGTGCAAAACTTGCTCGGCGGCGACGAGACCATCCGCGGCAGCCGCAGCCCCGACATCATGTCCGACGCCGCCTACGTCATCCTCACCAAACCGAGCCGTGAATTCACCGGCCAATTCTGCGTCGACGACGAGGTCCTCGCCGCCGCTGGCGTCACCGATCTTTCGAAATACGCCATGACCCCAGGCGCCGAACTCATTCCCGACTTCTTCATCTAG
- a CDS encoding SDR family NAD(P)-dependent oxidoreductase → MKKPVCAVVGIGPGNGAAFVRRFVEEGYAVAALSRKLASEVTDGLPDAHAYACDVTDPAAVEAAFDRVTAELGDVSLLVYNAGSGVWGTIEELTPADFEASWRVNALGAFVVSQKVIPAMKRAGRGNIVFIGATASRRGVAKTAVFAPAKAAQRSLAESMARHLWPAGIHVSLVVIDGVIDSPRVRAHMPNQPADFFLNPDDIADAVVRLTEQPKSAWSFEIEVRPFGEKW, encoded by the coding sequence ATGAAAAAGCCGGTTTGCGCCGTCGTTGGGATTGGGCCCGGAAACGGTGCCGCGTTCGTTCGCCGCTTCGTCGAGGAAGGCTACGCCGTGGCCGCGTTGTCCAGAAAGCTGGCCAGCGAGGTCACGGACGGCCTTCCCGATGCCCATGCGTATGCCTGCGACGTGACGGATCCTGCTGCGGTGGAGGCGGCCTTCGATCGCGTGACGGCGGAACTCGGGGACGTGTCGTTGCTCGTCTACAACGCCGGCTCCGGCGTGTGGGGCACCATCGAAGAGCTCACGCCCGCGGACTTCGAGGCGTCGTGGCGTGTGAACGCGCTCGGCGCCTTCGTCGTTTCGCAAAAGGTGATCCCGGCGATGAAGCGCGCCGGCCGTGGCAACATCGTGTTCATCGGGGCCACCGCCTCACGCCGCGGCGTGGCCAAGACCGCCGTGTTCGCCCCGGCAAAGGCCGCGCAACGCAGCCTCGCCGAATCGATGGCCCGTCACTTGTGGCCCGCGGGCATTCACGTGTCGCTGGTGGTGATCGACGGCGTGATCGATTCGCCACGCGTGCGGGCGCACATGCCGAACCAGCCGGCGGACTTCTTCTTGAACCCCGACGACATTGCCGACGCCGTGGTGCGCCTCACCGAGCAGCCGAAATCGGCCTGGTCGTTCGAGATCGAGGTGCGCCCCTTCGGCGAGAAGTGGTGA
- a CDS encoding adenylosuccinate lyase family protein: MAIHPADSPIFGTLYGTDAMRTVFDERALFQRMLDVEAALARCEARLGIIPAEAAEAITRAAGDVVLDEGAIAKSVRNVGYPVVAVVRALSRAAGDEAGRYTHWGATTQDILDTAVALQVKSGLALVRTSLVAVIDPLAVLADRHRGTVMVGRTHLQHAAPISFGLKCAVWLAPLVAHVERLDQLRPRAERVQFGGAVGTLASLGTRGAEVGDLLAAELGLEGGGVPWHVARDGFVEAVGFLGLLCGSLSKIATDVTLLGQTEVAEVFEPYEEGRGGSSTMPQKRNPIASEYVLAAARTVQAMVPLMQNAMAQDHERATGPWQVEPAALPQAFVLAHGALEHARHLASGLRIDEARMRKNTEAGGGLLMAEAVMMELAPRVGRGEAHHLVEQACARALADGLDLAEALRRTPETRAHLDDATVARATDPGRYLGSTSAFIDRVLSGAAAVSR; this comes from the coding sequence GTGGCCATTCATCCGGCGGATAGCCCGATTTTCGGGACGCTCTACGGCACCGATGCGATGCGCACCGTCTTCGACGAGCGAGCGCTCTTCCAGCGCATGCTCGACGTGGAGGCGGCGCTGGCACGGTGCGAGGCGCGGCTGGGGATCATTCCGGCGGAGGCGGCGGAGGCCATCACGCGCGCGGCGGGTGATGTGGTGCTCGACGAGGGCGCGATTGCGAAGAGCGTGCGCAACGTAGGATACCCGGTGGTGGCCGTGGTGCGTGCACTCTCGCGTGCGGCCGGTGACGAGGCGGGGCGCTACACGCATTGGGGCGCGACGACGCAGGACATTTTGGACACCGCCGTGGCGTTGCAGGTGAAGAGCGGGCTGGCGCTGGTGCGCACGAGCTTGGTAGCGGTGATCGACCCGCTGGCCGTGCTGGCCGATCGGCACCGGGGCACCGTGATGGTGGGGCGCACCCACTTGCAGCATGCGGCGCCGATTTCGTTCGGCTTGAAGTGCGCGGTGTGGCTCGCACCGTTGGTGGCGCACGTGGAGCGGCTGGATCAGTTGCGGCCGCGCGCGGAACGCGTGCAGTTCGGGGGCGCGGTGGGCACGCTCGCGTCGCTGGGCACGCGGGGCGCGGAGGTGGGGGATTTGCTGGCGGCGGAGCTCGGGCTCGAAGGCGGCGGCGTGCCTTGGCACGTGGCGCGCGATGGCTTCGTGGAGGCCGTGGGCTTTCTCGGGTTGCTGTGCGGGAGCCTCTCGAAGATCGCCACGGACGTGACCTTGCTCGGGCAAACGGAGGTCGCGGAGGTTTTCGAGCCCTACGAAGAAGGGCGCGGCGGTTCGTCGACGATGCCGCAGAAACGCAACCCGATTGCATCGGAGTACGTGCTCGCCGCCGCGCGCACGGTGCAGGCGATGGTGCCGCTGATGCAGAACGCGATGGCCCAGGATCACGAGCGGGCCACGGGCCCCTGGCAGGTGGAACCGGCGGCGCTTCCGCAGGCCTTCGTGCTCGCGCACGGGGCGCTCGAGCATGCGCGGCACCTGGCGTCGGGTCTGCGCATCGACGAAGCGCGCATGCGCAAGAACACGGAGGCGGGTGGCGGGTTGCTCATGGCCGAAGCGGTGATGATGGAGCTCGCACCGCGCGTGGGCCGTGGGGAGGCGCATCATTTGGTCGAGCAAGCATGCGCCCGGGCGCTGGCCGATGGCCTCGATCTGGCGGAGGCGCTGCGGCGGACGCCGGAAACGCGGGCGCACCTTGATGATGCCACGGTGGCGCGGGCGACGGATCCGGGGCGCTACTTAGGGAGCACGTCGGCGTTCATCGATCGGGTGCTCTCGGGGGCGGCCGCGGTTTCACGCTGA
- a CDS encoding lactonase family protein, with product MHLRRTTALLGILGSQACAGGPGSDPAQASALDAIGSPYVAVLSDGDFFASTYVDGQLPGPDPRYRDTLSILLPGRAGEPRSARLPDVSNSVAGPPEVLALAPDNRTAYVIELLQPRAPGMVTRDDLPPGRRLTAVDLSNPAKPRLRGFAYVGPLPEALSVHPGGRWIALTTNAAEEGIQLVAVRGQGELGPVTDIPLAALDVPTRADLPKNGLDASYLAWHPGGKLLAVNLYRQGRIVFLRFTQDAAGAPVLSRWGAPVAVDEDAYTGRFTPDGRYYVVNAWGRNFNATTPDQRLPEHPGSLSVIRLGALDAPEPVHAVVHRAESDRSPEGMAMSPDGTLVATCNMRETIFPESHPRYTREATVSLFQFDGATGALAKVGDYPFEAVLPEGIAFDASGRHLLAASFEYRGSQEPHGGLEVWRIARTPAVSLRHVGRVELPPGAHAVAVATH from the coding sequence ATGCATCTTCGACGAACAACGGCTTTACTTGGTATCCTCGGTAGCCAAGCCTGTGCGGGCGGCCCAGGCTCGGATCCGGCGCAAGCGTCCGCGCTGGACGCGATCGGCAGCCCCTACGTGGCGGTTCTTTCCGACGGCGACTTTTTCGCGAGCACGTACGTCGATGGGCAGCTTCCGGGCCCCGATCCGCGTTACCGCGATACGCTGTCGATCCTTTTGCCCGGGCGCGCCGGGGAGCCACGAAGTGCACGGCTCCCCGATGTTTCGAACTCGGTCGCGGGACCGCCCGAGGTGCTCGCGCTCGCGCCGGACAACCGCACGGCGTACGTCATCGAGCTTCTTCAGCCGCGCGCCCCGGGCATGGTCACGCGCGACGATCTTCCACCGGGACGCCGGCTCACCGCGGTGGATCTCTCCAACCCGGCCAAGCCGCGGCTGCGCGGGTTCGCGTACGTGGGCCCCCTGCCCGAAGCACTGTCGGTGCACCCCGGCGGGCGATGGATTGCGCTCACCACCAATGCGGCCGAGGAAGGCATTCAGCTGGTCGCCGTGCGCGGCCAGGGGGAGCTCGGGCCGGTGACGGACATCCCGCTGGCCGCGCTCGACGTGCCGACGCGCGCCGATCTGCCGAAGAACGGCCTGGATGCGAGCTACCTCGCGTGGCACCCCGGTGGGAAGCTGCTCGCCGTGAACCTGTATCGGCAAGGGCGCATCGTCTTTTTGCGGTTCACGCAGGATGCGGCGGGGGCGCCGGTGCTCTCACGCTGGGGTGCGCCCGTGGCGGTGGACGAGGACGCGTACACCGGTCGCTTCACCCCGGATGGTCGCTATTACGTCGTCAATGCGTGGGGGCGCAATTTCAATGCGACGACGCCGGACCAGCGCCTGCCCGAGCACCCGGGAAGCCTGTCGGTCATCCGCCTGGGTGCGCTCGATGCGCCGGAGCCGGTGCACGCCGTCGTGCACCGTGCCGAGAGCGATCGGTCGCCGGAGGGGATGGCCATGAGCCCCGACGGCACGTTGGTGGCCACATGCAACATGCGCGAGACCATTTTTCCGGAGTCGCACCCGCGCTACACGCGCGAGGCGACGGTCTCGTTGTTTCAATTCGACGGAGCGACAGGCGCCCTGGCCAAGGTTGGGGACTATCCCTTCGAGGCGGTGCTGCCGGAAGGCATCGCCTTCGATGCGTCAGGGCGGCATTTGCTGGCCGCGAGCTTCGAATACCGCGGTTCGCAGGAGCCGCACGGCGGCCTGGAAGTGTGGCGCATCGCGCGCACGCCCGCGGTGAGCTTGCGCCACGTGGGCCGGGTGGAGCTACCGCCCGGCGCCCACGCCGTGGCCGTCGCGACGCATTGA
- a CDS encoding DUF2846 domain-containing protein, whose amino-acid sequence MKLFLLLAMVLFVGCSAHSDYMQAGTPPAPPTAEAATVVFIRPSGYAGGQLMTVLDANGRFLGDSLPKSYFSVKVPPGEHVFVVWGENTGALRANVVGGKTYYVEVSTKLGMMSARVHLLALTPRHENWKELPEWLKESKPLSPNEAAGQAYLAKRQEAAQERIRRAREILTEYDANELAARTILPQDGQ is encoded by the coding sequence ATGAAGCTCTTTCTCTTGTTGGCCATGGTCCTGTTCGTCGGGTGCAGTGCCCATTCCGATTACATGCAGGCGGGCACGCCTCCGGCTCCGCCCACGGCGGAGGCGGCGACCGTGGTGTTCATTCGGCCATCGGGTTATGCGGGCGGGCAGCTCATGACGGTGCTCGATGCCAATGGGCGCTTCCTGGGCGACAGTCTGCCCAAATCGTATTTCTCGGTGAAGGTCCCGCCGGGGGAACACGTCTTCGTCGTGTGGGGCGAAAACACGGGGGCGCTTCGTGCCAACGTGGTCGGCGGCAAAACGTATTACGTCGAAGTATCCACTAAGTTGGGAATGATGTCCGCCCGCGTCCATCTGTTGGCCCTCACCCCGCGCCACGAGAATTGGAAAGAACTCCCCGAGTGGCTCAAAGAGAGCAAACCCCTGTCCCCGAACGAGGCGGCCGGCCAAGCGTACCTCGCGAAACGGCAAGAGGCCGCGCAGGAGCGCATCCGCCGTGCGCGCGAGATTCTCACGGAGTACGACGCGAACGAACTCGCAGCGCGCACCATTTTGCCGCAAGACGGCCAATAA